The Vibrio toranzoniae sequence GGAAAAGTTTGGTGCTTTTCTGAGTTACAAAATATAAAGATAGAAGAATTCAACGTCACTCCAGAATCAAGCAGAAAAGAAAAAGCGCTAGGGGGATCTAGCGCTTTAAGACCAACTAAGTCCGTTTAGCCTGGTAGAGTTTTTATCTATACCAATAAGATATAAACCATTTTTTATACTTCGGTAAATCAAAAAGCCTATTCTCTACGACTGCTTTGAGTCGTAATCTAAGTATAGTCGGATTGTGAAAAATGGAAGGAATTATTTCGTTTATTTTTGCAATAGCAAATGAGCCTAAAGTAGAAAACCAGTCCAAATGAACTAACCTTTAATCATGATAGGAAATCTTGATGAGGGGTAACATGGATTCAGAGACGACAACCGCAAAACCCGCTCCTCACAAAGAACAATCAAACTTGTTGTTGTCTTTACTTCATGAATTCAGAAGAAACAAACTGATTTTATATTATGTTGGGTTCACGACTCCGGTAACGCTAATTGTTAATTATTTTGTGCCTCATGAAGTTCGGTACAATATATACACCTACTTAGAGATCTTAGCTACAGTCTGCTATGTCACCTTTATATTATGGGCGACGTACTACTACTGCCACCTGCTATTTAATCGAGAAAAAAGACCCACCAAACAATTTATCCAGAAAATAAAAACACTGTTATTTCCTGTATCAAAACCGATCTATTTTGTTTTGTTAATGCTCGTGTTAAACATCTCATTCTCAAGCTATACCTTTTTAAAATCGGTCATTCCTTATCTCAACCCGTACTTTTTAGATCTCGACCTGTACCATTTAGATAAATGGTTACACTTCGGCGTTTCACCTTGGGAAATTACCCACTTTTTTCTGCCTAATGCGATAGCTTCACTCGCCATCAACATCTTGTATAACTTATGGTTTTTTATCATGTGGGGGATGCTACTTTACTTTGTTATTCATCGAAAAGATGACCAACTTCGTAACCAGTTTTTGCTCACATTTTTAAGTTCGTGGTTTATTATTGGAAACATTATGGCCACCCTCCTTTCATCGGCTGGCCCCGTTTATATTAGCTACTTCAATGACCAAGATTTGTATATCTCTTTGATACAAAGATTAGACATGCAGAGCGCAGAACTCACTGAGTATGGTTTGTTTTCTTTGTGGGCTCTCAGCACTCAAGATGCCTTATGGGCAAGTTATGAAGGAGGTATTGGGGATATAGGAACGGGGATATCAGCCATGCCGAGTATGCACGTAACAATATCCGTGCTGATTGCGATGGCATCATTCAGACTAAACAGAAAACTCGGTTACTTAGCTTGGATTTATGCGTTTTTTATTCAGGTTGGGTCAGTGCATTTGGCATGGCATTATGCGGTAGATGGCTATTTCGGCGCAATACTTGTTGTTGCTCTCTGGCACTTGATCGGTTACTTACTCCGAAGGAACACGCCCTCAATTACTCGGCAGTAATAACAATCTCAACCGCTTGGGTGATTACTTTTCTTAAGTGAGTGTGTTTATCGTCTAATTCTTTTCCCTTACGGTAAACAAGCTGGATATCAAAATCTGGGACATCTATCGGCGGAGCGATTGCTATCAGTGAGCTATCAACATCAGGGGCATTTCTAGCGACTAATTTAGGCACAATACACAATAGCTTTCTTCCACTAATCAATCGTTTTACTGTTAAAAAGTTACTCGATGCTATTGCCACTTTTCTTGTGTAGCCCAATTCGGCCAACTTAGTATCAACCGCCGTTTTTAGCGATCCGTTAGAAGACACTAAGGCGTGCTCCACAGAGACAAATGATTGCAGTGACATAGGCTGTTCAACATCCAAAACAGATTCATCAAGCAAGCAGACATGTTGCTCGGTGTAGAGAAGTTCAGTGCCATACAATTTAGGAGCTTCACCAAAACAGCCTATCGCAATGTCTAGCTTAGCTTCTTCAAACACCTGCTGATAATTGGTTCGATTAACGTTAAAAAATGCGACTTGAGAGCGTGGCGAAGCTTGCTTAATAAAATCGAATATCATTGGACCAAACATCTGTTCCGCGTAATCGGTAAGCCCTATTTTCCAACTGCCTTTATAACTATCAACTTCGAACCTTTTGGACAACAGAACCTCAGATTGAATAGTATTAAGCAACGCATCGACGGTGCTTGATAACTCAATGGCTCGGTCAGTCGCTTCCATCCTACTACCAACACGTTCAAACAATGGGTCATCAAACAGCTTTCGTAATCTTTGTAGGCTATGACTCATTGCAGACTGGCTAACGTAACAACGCTCCGCTGCCTTGCTTACACTGTTGGTTTTATGCAATGCCTGCAGTGCAATCAGCAGGTTAAGGTCAATACCTTTCCAGTTAAAATCAGCCATACATCCAAACCCATTTCATTAATAATTATAATTAAAATAATTAATTTGAATCATAATTCAACTCCACCTAAATTACGCTAAACCTTTATCTGGAATCGATCATGCTTTCAATTTTTAAAACTTTTTTCTTGCTTGGCTGGATTAGCTTTGGTGGGCCAGCGGCACATATAGGCTACTTCCGTAACACCTTTGTTGAGAAACTGAATTGGTTATCCGACGAAGAATACGCGCAAATTGTTGCTCTTAGTCAGTTCCTACCTGGCCCAGGTTCAAGCCAAGTTGGCTTTGCAGTTGGCTACAAGAAAGGTGGCTTGACTGGTGCTATTGCCGCCTTTGTCGGCTTCACATCCCCATCTGTCATCCTGATGCTGATATTGGCTTTAGTGAGCAATCAATTATTGGAAGCGCCACTGTTCAATTCCATCATTCACGGTTTGAAATTACTTGCGGTTGTGGTTGTGGCTGATGCAACGTTTGGCATGTATAAAAACTTTTGCCAATCGAAGGTAGCGACCGCCTTATGTGTGATTACTGCGATCGTTCTGCTGTTGGTTCCAGGGAGCTGGCCTCAAGTTTTAGTGCTTCTATTTGCAGCGATCGTTGGCAGTAAGTTCTTAACCTCGCAAAAGCTAAAGACAGTTCCATCGACATACAAAATATCCATAACACCGCTCGCTATTTTCGTAGCCCTGTTAGTTTGCCTTCCTCTGTTCAGCGCATACTCTCAAGGCATTGAAGTGTTTGGCCTGTTCTACCAAGCTGGCAGTTTGGTATTCGGTGGCGGTCACGTGGTTCTTCCTTTACTACAAAATGGTATTGGCGACCAACTATCGCAAGATGCCTTTTTAACCGGCTATGCCGCGGCACAAGCGGTCCCAGGACCTATGTTTACATTAGCCACTTACCTAGGTTATGTATTAATGCCATCAGCGCCAATTACAGGCGCACTGCTAGCAACGATTGCCGTGTTCTTACCAGGCTTCTTATTGCTATTGGGCGTACTGAAGAACTGGCAAGCAATTGCGAGCAAACCTCTGGTGGCGGGTGCACTTTCGGGAGTAAATGCGGCCGTTGTTGGTTTACTGCTTGCGGCTCTATATCAGCCCATTTTCACTAGTGCGGTGAGCAGCGGCTTAGACTTCGCTCTGATCATTGTTGGTATTTGGTTATTGAAATCCGTCAAACTATCTATCGTTGGTCTAGTTGGTGCCTTTATCGCTGCGGGTGTGGTTCTTAGCTATCTGTAATCTGGAACTATCTGACATTAAGAGCGGCCAGCGACTAAAAACCCAAACACTAGTTCGTTAACAAACCATTCGCCCCTGCAAGGAGCTTGTCAGGGGCTATGTACATTTATGTTATGGCTTTATAGAAGTAACTGCGATACAGCAACACTATATCGGTGTACTTGCCTTCATTTCTCTTACCTCTGCCAACGCTCGATTTAGGTTCTCATTAGCGATCTTGTAATAAGAAGGCTTTTTGTCTATGGCTTGTTGAAGGTAAGGGATCGCTTCATCAGGTCGCCCTTGAATAATTAAAAAGTAGCCGACATTGTTCAAAGCTTCAGGCGCATCCATATGACGCATGAACACGTTTATTGCCTTTTTCACATCACCTGATGCCAAATAGATAAGTGCAAGATTGTTCTGAGCCTTCTCATTGTTAGGTTCAATTTCTAAAGCTGAACGAGTATATTGATACGCTTCTTTGTAATTACCATACATGTAATGAGAGTAGCCCATATTCAGCAAAGCTTTGACTGAAGTCTTATCAATAGTGAGCGACTTTTTAAAATACTCTTGGGCTATCTGGTGTTTTCCATCAACATCTTCTAACACACCAATGCCCATGTAAGCCAATGCTGGAGACATGCTATCAACCTTTAAGCTAGCAACTTCACTTTGACTTAGAGCTTGGTAATTCTTAGTCGTTTCACTACTTTTCAGACGAAGTTGGTCTGCATTAACCGCCTTAAAGAAATAGCTACGACCTTCGTCTGTACGGCGCTGTTTGGTATATAAAACACCTAACTGTTCAAGTACTTCAGTATGTGCAGGGTTAAAGTCTAAAGCCGCTAGATATGCTTTCTCAGCGAGAGCGTAGTTACCTCTAGAGGTGTGAATTCGACCGATAGTAAACAACGTTTTGTCGTGAAACTCTTGTTCAGGAAAAGACAGAGATCGAATGTACTCATAGAGAGCTAAATCGACATTGTTGTCTCTAAGTGCAACATCACCTCGCATGATGGCTTCTTTTTCACTGACGGGTGGGTCGTCACTGGTTAAAGTGTCAATTGGTTTCCCCGAATACAACTCGGCATCAAACTGATTAGTTGGTTCATCAGAAGAGGCACACCCGAGAATCAATAGCGGTAATAAAAGTAAAACCATTCGATTCATTCGTATCATAAACTCGCTCCTGGAGATGTCAGTGCATCCATTACAATCATCATTCCGGGCCCAAGAGCAACGATAAAGAAGCAAGGCCAAATGAATAACAACATGGGAAATAACATTTTTGTGGGGATTTTTGCTGCGATTTCTTCCGCAGCCTGTTGGCGTTTATCTCGAAAGTCTTCGGTATAGTCACGTAGAGTTTGGGCTAGACTTCCGCCCATTCTTGATGCATGAGAGAGCAAAGACACAAGCCCTTCCAATTCACGAAGCCCAGTCCGTTCGACGAGTTGACTCAATGCATCTGGCATAGTGACACCCGCTTGGATTTTGGCAAACACAGTTTCCAGTTCGTCAGCCAATTCCGGTTGAGAAACATAGAGCTCAGAAGCCACTCTGCCAAGAGCAGCATTAAAGCCAAGTCCGGATTCCGTACAAACTACCAGAAGGTCAAGAGCATCAGGAACACCGTTTCTAATTTTTTTTTGGCGCTCCTTTTGAAATCGAAACAACATATAATTAGGCAAAAAAGTACCGACAAAAATACAAGTAATCACCAACAAGCTGTTGTAACTATTACCTATAGACAGGTAGTAAACAGCAAACGCGAACACTAGCCCGATTAAAGCAGATAAGATTTTGATTGCGTAAAAAATTGATAATGCACTTTTGTCATGGTATCCGGCATGCATTAATTTCTGAGAGTAAGTTTCGTTGTCTTTAGCATTACCGCGCCCAATTAAAGGACTCAAAGACTCTAACGTATGACTAAAATCATAAGGCTTTCTATGCTTCGCAGAGTTACCTTCAGATATCTGCTTTAACTTCTTATCTAACGGTGAGCGAGAACCAATGAAAAAAAAGCCTAAAGTAAAAGTCAGTAAAACCGTGGTCAGCAAGATCATTCCATAAAGAAAAAACTGATTGCTTAAACTGAACTCAGAGATAGCAACTTTCCATGCTTCGATATCTAATAGTTCCATAATCTAGATCTCTATATTGATTATTTTTCTTATCCACAGGGCGCCAATGGCAAGTAGAATAACCCCGATACTCACCATTGATACTCCTCTAGGATCACTATACAAAGGCTCGATGTATTCTGGGTTTACAAATTTGAGTCCAAAAAAGAGAGCAAATGGAGAAAGAGTCAGTATCCACGCAGAAAGTCGGCTCTCAGCAGAAAGAGTTCTGATTTTTCTTTCTAATTTAAAGCGGGCTCTTAATACTTCAGACACTTTTTGTAGATTTTCAGAAAGGTTCCCCCCGGTTTCTTTCTGTAGCATTACCGCGCTTGAAAAAGCCAACATAGAAACCGTCGGTATTCTTTCTGACATTTGTAAAATAGCGAGCCTTAAGTCATAGCCATAATTAAGTAAGTTATAAGTATTTTTGAACTCGCCCCCAATAGGCTCCGGCATCTCTTCACCAACTTCATTGAAAGACTGAACTAATGGCTGACCCGCCTGCAGAGCCCGACGAATGATATCCAAAGCATCAGGAAGCTGCTCTTCAAATCGTGCAATTCTGTATGTAACTCTATTTTGTACAAACAGATAAGCCAATACCCAAGCAAAAACAAAAAGAGCGACACAAATAAACCACACTTGATTGAAAACCAAGGCGGTCAGGGCCAATAAGGTTCCGCATAAAAATACAATCAACAAGAAGCGACTCAATGTGATCTTAAGGCCTGCTAATTCAAGCATTCGTTTCAGATCTGCAAAGAAAGGAATAACAATCAACTTTCGGTCAATAGGTGATAACTCTTTGTTGTAGTGATCTTTTAAGAGCGACAAACTCTCTTCATCAATGTTTCTTTGTGTCTCTTTTAAACGACGAGATAACTCTTTGTGCTTGGCTTTTTTACCGGCTGCGGGCAACAACAATGCCTGAGAAATAAACAACACCGCGACAAATAATAGGGCCAGCGATACAGTGACGTTATCCATAATCGGCTCCTCAGCTATGAGACTCAGCAAACAGTTCAAACGGCAAGTTAAGACCACGTTTAACCAACTGGTCATGAGACTGAGGCACCACACCCGTTGCGGTGTAATAACCTAAGATGTTGCCATGCTCATCTACGCCTTGACGCTGAAAGTGAAAAATCTCAGACATAGTGATGATATCTCCTTCCATACCATTGATCTCTTGAATGCTAACCATACGACGCTTACCGTCTTCTTGCCTTTCCATTTGAACCACCAAATGAATCGCAGAAGCAATCTGTGCTCGGAGGTTTTTCGTCGAAATATTCCAACCCGCCATCGAGAACATATTCTCAACACGACTTAAAGCATCGCGGGGGGTATTGGCGTGAATGGTTGCCAATGATCCATCGTGTCCAGTGTTCATCGCTGCCAACATATCTACAGCTTCACTGCCACGCACCTCACCAACAACAATCCGGTCTGGCCTCATACGCAGAGTATTTTTTACGAGCTCCCGTTGACTGATCTCCCCTTTACCTTCAAGGTTTGCAGGGCGAGTTTCTAAGCGAATAACGTGAGGTTGCTGAAGTTGAAGTTCGGCCGAATCTTCGATCGTAATAATTCGTTGGTCGCGGGGAATAAAACCAGAGAAGATGTTTAAGGTGGTGGTTTTTCCTGAACCAGTACCGCCTGAAATCAAGATGTTAAGTTCACCTTTGACAGCTGCTTCAACGAACTTAGCCATTTGTGGGGAGACTGACTTATACTCCAATAAGTTGTCCATGGTTAAGCTGTCTACTGCGAAACGTCGAATGGATACCGATGGGCCGTCTAAAGCAAGAGGAGGGATAATCGCATTTACCCGTGAACCATCGACCAGTCTAGCATCTACCATTGGAGACGCTTCATCAATTCGACGCCCCACTTGGCTGACAATACGATCTATGATGTTTCTAAGATGTCGGTCATCTAAAAATGTATAGGGCGTTTTTTCTAATTTACCGCCACGCTCAACAAATACATTCTTAGGTCCGTTAACCAAAATATCAGATACCGTTTTATCGGCCAACAACGGCTCCAAAGGCCCTAAACCAAATACTTCATCTTCGATTTGCTTGATAACCCTTTTCCGACCTTCAGCACTCATGGCATGACTTTGATCGTCTGCCATTAATTGAACAATAGCTTCATGAAGATCAACCTTTGCGCGTTCTTTATCAAGGCTCGAAAGTAGCCCAAGATCGAGTGTTTCAAGCAGCTGCTTATGGAAGTAGTGTTTAATGGAAAGTTCTTGCTCTAGGATTTTCTTTGCTCCATTAACCATTGCTTCCTGTTCCTCATTAGCATTTAAGCCTTGAGCAACAGTAGATTCACTTACGCCACCCTGAGGAAAAGTTGCGGTGTTATCACTTTCTTGTTGAGAAAATTGTTCTACTTTCTTTTCAAACTCAGGGTTTACATTTTTTCGTTTAAAGAACATAACGATCCCTCATTTATGCTTAGAACAAACAGCCTATGAAAATATCTTTTTGAACCAGCCTTTTTCTTCCTGATCTGGAGGTGAAAGGATATGAGACAAATCTATGATCGATCGTGTAATCGAACTCTTCTTTTTTGACTCAACCAAAGGCTGACCTAAATTGGCGCTCTCGAGCGCTACTTTAAAATCGTTAGGCATTAAATGGATATCATGCTTTCCAACGGTTTGTTCTATGTCTGATAACTTAATGGTTTGTCGTTTTTCATAACGATTCACAATGATCTCGATTGCGTCTTGCTGTAACCCATACTCAAATTTCAAAGTTCTAACCAATCGGTTACTGTTTTTGACAGACACTAAGGTCTGCTGTGCAACAAGTAATACCTTAGTCGCAGGAGAAATAGCCGATGCGAAGATATGATCTAATCCTCGAGAGAAATCGATAATAATGTAGCGATAGAAACGACGTAATACGGGTAACAACTTTCCAATTTTCTGGGCGTGTTCATAATCATCTGCGTTGTTTTCATGCTTAAAGCTCAACACGTGTAACCCTGACGAGTGCTTGTTCACCAAGCTACCCAACGACATCTCATCCAAATCATTCGAGCTATCAATTGCATCCGAAATACTATAGCTTGGGGTGATATTCAAATATTCAGGGATTACACCAAACTGAAGGTCTATATCGAGTAAAAGGACCTCATCCGGGTGATAGGTCGCTATTTCTACGGCCGTGTTAAGCGCTAAAGTTGTCGCTCCCATTCCACCTTTGGTGTTGATAAATAGGAACACTTCTCCGTAGCTTGAGTTTTCGATTTTCTCTGCCGCCGTTTTCTTAAGCAGAGGCAGAAGACCAGAAATAGAAATATCGTGAGACAGAAAATCCGAGGCTCCAAGTCTGAGCGCTATTTTCAGCGACCCGTTGTCATTCTCATCACCAAACACAACCAAAGATAAATCATGGTCTTCTAGTTGTAGATTATAGCTTTGCAAATCCACCATTTTCTGAGCCCAACTACCACTGGCTTCGACGAAGATAAGATCGGGAGCATCAATATTCTTCACATACTCTTCCGTCATCCCAAGTAAAGAAAATGACTCGATGTGCACATTTCGACAGCGTTTAAGTTGCTGTCTCATATGAGAGTGAAAATTCTCATTGTTATAAATCAGCCATACATTCAAGTTGGTTTTAAGGCGAATTGCATCGTCTTCATTCGGTAAAATATCAATTGCTTCGCCCATATTCCCACCTGTCTTCATTGCGGACATCTTGTCCTAATATCATCGAATCCTTCCTTTTATACATAAGATCAATTTCGATGATGGCATGACTCACTGACAATGTTTGCCATTTAATCTCACTATATAAAGCTCAAAAAAACCAATTGTTCCCAAAGAGATCTTTTAAGCTGTACCTATGACTAAGTGCCATATCAACGCCTAATTACTTGCATCAATTTAACTTATCAAAGACCTGGCTACTGCTCCCAGCAAGCTCCTCATCACCTTTCCCCACATAGCTGTCGTAGCCCGCTTGCATTCGCTCCCCAGTACCATCAGGTAACACCTGCAAATTCTCTTTAGTCGCATTAGGGTTATACGTTTGCTCCATCGTCACCTTCACTACCGACTGCCCTAACGGGGCATCATTCGCGCAACCCACCAATAGAACGACGAGAAATGCCATCATTGTTCTAATCATATCTATCTCCTTATAAATCATGACCAAATGAGCCTTCACTACCACCATCATTTGGCGTAATGTCCTTTGAAGCTTTAGAATGTTCTGAACCTGATTCTGACGGCTCTGCAATGTAAGCGCTCCTACCTAACAAGTAATATTCCAAGTCATTAGGATTCACGAAAGCATCTGTCGGCAAAGTTACTTTGTTTCTATCGATAGGCTTCGCTAACCTCGGTGTCACTAAAATCACGAGTTCAGTTTCTCCAGATACGTATTCTTGGCTATTAAAAAGCTGACCTAAAATCGGCACATCCCCAATACCTGGCATCTTGTTGCTGACATCACGCACGTTCTCACTTAATAGACCCGCAATACCGATGGTTTGACCATCAGCAAGCTCTAGCGTGGAGGAAGCACTGCGACGCGTGATAGGTGGGATGAAGTACGTCGCATTCGTAGAACCGGGGTCGATAGTCAAAGAGCTGCTGTTGGCAATTTCACTCACATCTACCGCTAGGTTAAGGTTGATTTTTTGGTCGCTGAGTACCGTCGGGATGAATTTCAGCCCCACACCATATTCTTTGTACTCAATAGTAATACCATCATCGTCGGGAACCGGGATCGGAAACTCACCACCAGCTAAAAACTCAGCCTTAGAGCCACTCAATGCGGTTAGATTCGGCTCAGCTAATACCTTTGCAACCCCATTTTGTTTAGCGACATCTAAAGCGAAAGTAAACAGAGTGTTACTATCGATGAAAGACCCTAATATTCCGTAGTCAGTTGAGGTGGGAATATCAAAGATAGGCGTAGCGCCTAGCACTCCCGCAGGAACAGACGATCCCCCCCAAGAAAAATCCGAACCGCTAGTTTGGAAAAAGTGAAAATTGGCATCGAACTTTCTTACTAAGCTTCTTTGAACCTCTGCAACGGTTACCTCTAACATCACTTGTTGAGCCCCACCGATAGACATCAAATTGATGACACCGGTAGCATCGGCTTGCTCACTACCACTGTCTTTTGAGTCGTCGGCGGTTTTTCCAGAAGAATACGTTTCCGCGATTCGCATCGCCACGTTCATTTGCTGTTGGTTACTTACCTGACCACTCAACAATAAGCGATTTTGTGCACTATGCACCTCAATCGTTTCGTCAGGCAAAAATTCATACAACTTTGCTTTTAAACTATTAAGATCATGGGTAACTTCGATATTGATAGACTCGATCAACTGACCTCTTGAATCCCAAGCCATCAAATTGGTCGCTCCTAACTTTTTCCCGATTAGAAACAGTTCGTTGGATTTCAACATCACAATATCAAGAACTTCTGGGTCTCCAAGAGACACTTTGCTTGCTTTCCCAGACAACACCACATGCGTTGATTTGTGATGTGGAACGGTGACTGTTTTTCCGGTTTGCAATGCAGCAAAGCTTACGTTCGAAAAACAGATCACGCTCAAAATACACGCTAATATTATTCTCATATTTCACCTCAATCCTTGACGCGCACACTAGAAGTTTCCGTACCTTTGATAATGGTTACTCTTGGTCGAGGCACGTATCGACGAACGACTTTCTTCTCAATTTCATGAGGATTTCTCAACGCTAGCTGAATACTCCCCTTGCTTTTAGCTGTTAGTAATTTTTCAGCATCTTTGGGGGAAACCTCTAACGTCACAGCGCGTACAATAATGGGGCTGTTTTCATTGGTTTTGGCGGTTTGGTCTACCGCTAACACTTTGATATTTTTGAGGACGGTTCGAGTCGCTGCAGAATTTTTACCATAAGAAACGGTATTGAGAATATCCACTTTATTCCCCGGTAATAGGAAACCAGCCACACCAATAACGTCATCAACTCGTATTGTTACTGCGCGCTTATTCTCCGGTATTAGCGCGGCTAATGTCGATCCCTCTCCAGGCGTAGTAAACCTCATTTTATGAAGAACTTCGCCAGCATAAATGGTATTGGCGACGACCTTGCCAACAAGTTCAGAAGCATCGGAGTAATTATTGTCATTAATCCAATCCACTTCCATTAACTTGGTCGTTAAGAATGTATCCTCAATAACGGTTCCAGCTTCAATTTCTTGTGACGCAACCACAACGGGATGGCGCTCCACTGTCTCTACTTCAACCGTTGGCTGAACTTGGTTGTCCATCCACTGCTTAGCAAAAAATACGGCAGCTAAACCAAATACTACGGACAATAAAAATAGTAGGAAAACTTGACTCTTATTCATTATTTTCTCCCTCGTGTCCATCAGAGGTAAAATAGACTTCCCATGCCATGGAAAGAATATCGTAGGTAATAACAGGCGGTAGTTGCTCAAACGAAAGTATATCTTTGCTTATACCAACGAGATCTTTCGGTAAACAAGGGAAGAGTGGTATTTTGCAAAGAGAATGCATCTGAGACAAACGCTCAAAAAAACCAACTTCAAGCTCAACTCCTTTTTCAGCAACAACGCGCATCCACAAAGCTTCATAGTCACCTTGGTTAAGAGGCTTAAATTCAATTTTGTAGCCCAAGCGTCGTAGAAATGCAGGATCGCTTATTTTCTCTGGATTCAGATTAGTAGAGAAAGCAAGCGTTAACACGAATGGCATCGTGACTTGTTGACCATTAGGTAGCGAAAGGTAATCAAAGGAGTACTCCATCGGCACAATCCAGCGATTAAGCAATGTATCCACAGGCATGGGTTGACGTCCAAGGTCATCAATCACAAAGATGCCGTTGTTGGCCATCATTTGTACAGGCGCTAGCCAAACCCGACTGTTCTCAGAGTGATTGACTTCAAGCATGTTCATAGACAGCTCGCCACCCACTTGAATATTTGGCCGCTCACAATTGAGCCAACGCTTATCATATTGATCTTTAAGAGAAACTAAACTATCACTACCATTACTATCTAAAGGTTTATGGTGTTGAGTAGAGAAAACCTTGATGATATTACCAAGCGCATAAACGGCATAAGGAATAAAAACAGACGTATGTAAGGCATTCACAATACGCGTTGCCACAAATGTTTTACCCGTTCCAGCATGCCCATACAACAACAAAGCTCTCCCTGAATTAATTGCCGGTCCCAACACAGAGATCATTCTGTTGACACCATAAACATCACTCAGTGCCGCTTCGACATGTGGTCGCGTCACTAACTCAGCTCTTAGATCTTGTTGTTTTACAATGTCACTATATTGAGCAAGTGAAACAGGGACAGGTCCAAGATAAGCATCACGGGTAAAGGCGAGATCAGCTTCTTCCATGCCTTTTTCCGACAGAGAATATCGGACATGACTATGTGAAGATGACTCTAAGGATAGAGCCGAAACTGGCTGAAAAACTTCAATCAATGATTTTTTTCTAAGTACCGCAAGTCCGTTTTCAACAATATGCGTCACTACACACAAATAGTTAGAAAGCTCTAATACATCAGATTTAGGGTACGCAGATAAGTGCTTGAGCAATAAGTTTTCAATCACAACTTCAGGTATACCAAGCGATTCAATGGAAGTCGGTACCAAAGGAGCTGATATTTGAGGCTTTAAGTTGCTCGGGGAAGGAATCCCTCTCATATCCATATATCCTCTCCAACACATCGATTAGTGATTTAG is a genomic window containing:
- a CDS encoding phosphatase PAP2 family protein; translated protein: MRGNMDSETTTAKPAPHKEQSNLLLSLLHEFRRNKLILYYVGFTTPVTLIVNYFVPHEVRYNIYTYLEILATVCYVTFILWATYYYCHLLFNREKRPTKQFIQKIKTLLFPVSKPIYFVLLMLVLNISFSSYTFLKSVIPYLNPYFLDLDLYHLDKWLHFGVSPWEITHFFLPNAIASLAINILYNLWFFIMWGMLLYFVIHRKDDQLRNQFLLTFLSSWFIIGNIMATLLSSAGPVYISYFNDQDLYISLIQRLDMQSAELTEYGLFSLWALSTQDALWASYEGGIGDIGTGISAMPSMHVTISVLIAMASFRLNRKLGYLAWIYAFFIQVGSVHLAWHYAVDGYFGAILVVALWHLIGYLLRRNTPSITRQ
- a CDS encoding LysR family transcriptional regulator → MADFNWKGIDLNLLIALQALHKTNSVSKAAERCYVSQSAMSHSLQRLRKLFDDPLFERVGSRMEATDRAIELSSTVDALLNTIQSEVLLSKRFEVDSYKGSWKIGLTDYAEQMFGPMIFDFIKQASPRSQVAFFNVNRTNYQQVFEEAKLDIAIGCFGEAPKLYGTELLYTEQHVCLLDESVLDVEQPMSLQSFVSVEHALVSSNGSLKTAVDTKLAELGYTRKVAIASSNFLTVKRLISGRKLLCIVPKLVARNAPDVDSSLIAIAPPIDVPDFDIQLVYRKGKELDDKHTHLRKVITQAVEIVITAE
- the chrA gene encoding chromate efflux transporter, which translates into the protein MLSIFKTFFLLGWISFGGPAAHIGYFRNTFVEKLNWLSDEEYAQIVALSQFLPGPGSSQVGFAVGYKKGGLTGAIAAFVGFTSPSVILMLILALVSNQLLEAPLFNSIIHGLKLLAVVVVADATFGMYKNFCQSKVATALCVITAIVLLLVPGSWPQVLVLLFAAIVGSKFLTSQKLKTVPSTYKISITPLAIFVALLVCLPLFSAYSQGIEVFGLFYQAGSLVFGGGHVVLPLLQNGIGDQLSQDAFLTGYAAAQAVPGPMFTLATYLGYVLMPSAPITGALLATIAVFLPGFLLLLGVLKNWQAIASKPLVAGALSGVNAAVVGLLLAALYQPIFTSAVSSGLDFALIIVGIWLLKSVKLSIVGLVGAFIAAGVVLSYL
- a CDS encoding tetratricopeptide repeat protein gives rise to the protein MIRMNRMVLLLLPLLILGCASSDEPTNQFDAELYSGKPIDTLTSDDPPVSEKEAIMRGDVALRDNNVDLALYEYIRSLSFPEQEFHDKTLFTIGRIHTSRGNYALAEKAYLAALDFNPAHTEVLEQLGVLYTKQRRTDEGRSYFFKAVNADQLRLKSSETTKNYQALSQSEVASLKVDSMSPALAYMGIGVLEDVDGKHQIAQEYFKKSLTIDKTSVKALLNMGYSHYMYGNYKEAYQYTRSALEIEPNNEKAQNNLALIYLASGDVKKAINVFMRHMDAPEALNNVGYFLIIQGRPDEAIPYLQQAIDKKPSYYKIANENLNRALAEVREMKASTPI
- a CDS encoding type II secretion system F family protein, whose protein sequence is MELLDIEAWKVAISEFSLSNQFFLYGMILLTTVLLTFTLGFFFIGSRSPLDKKLKQISEGNSAKHRKPYDFSHTLESLSPLIGRGNAKDNETYSQKLMHAGYHDKSALSIFYAIKILSALIGLVFAFAVYYLSIGNSYNSLLVITCIFVGTFLPNYMLFRFQKERQKKIRNGVPDALDLLVVCTESGLGFNAALGRVASELYVSQPELADELETVFAKIQAGVTMPDALSQLVERTGLRELEGLVSLLSHASRMGGSLAQTLRDYTEDFRDKRQQAAEEIAAKIPTKMLFPMLLFIWPCFFIVALGPGMMIVMDALTSPGASL
- a CDS encoding type II secretion system F family protein; amino-acid sequence: MDNVTVSLALLFVAVLFISQALLLPAAGKKAKHKELSRRLKETQRNIDEESLSLLKDHYNKELSPIDRKLIVIPFFADLKRMLELAGLKITLSRFLLIVFLCGTLLALTALVFNQVWFICVALFVFAWVLAYLFVQNRVTYRIARFEEQLPDALDIIRRALQAGQPLVQSFNEVGEEMPEPIGGEFKNTYNLLNYGYDLRLAILQMSERIPTVSMLAFSSAVMLQKETGGNLSENLQKVSEVLRARFKLERKIRTLSAESRLSAWILTLSPFALFFGLKFVNPEYIEPLYSDPRGVSMVSIGVILLAIGALWIRKIINIEI